ACAGTCGCGAATGTATAGACTTCATTAAAATACATTTTGGTACCTATAAATCCTTCGAGTCCACCGTCCGTTAACAAGTATAATGGTACCCCCACAGAATAAGCGAAAAATGACCATCCCACTATTTTATCCCATGTTATTCCTTTTTGTGTAACGATAACATTTGAAAGCCCAAGAATTATGTACATGATATAAACCGTGAGCAAATCAGTCTTTAAATACAGTTTATTTTGTATGCCAATAATGGAGAGCACTATGACTAAGAGCATGACTATTAGATATATACTCTTTACTTGTGATTTATAAGCCACTAGCTCAGGATACCGAAAAGATGAACTTGTTTTGGCAAGCACGGAAAGTTTCATCATATTTTCACCAATCCATCTATAATTATTACAATTTGTATCCATTAACGTTATAATTTTAATTTTTTCAACCGCCTATTTATCGAAGAAATGAATTTATGTTTGTGGAGTTTTAACTAGAAGTTCCTTGATAGCACTAACTTCCTCTTGATCAAATTTCACTTTTAATATTTTCCTGTGAACAAAAATAATTGAGAACACAACAAGTGGTATTGCAACTAATCTTGATAAACCAGTTGAAATGTCACCATAATAAGGAACAAGTATAAATATTAGAGAGAAAATAGATATAGAAGTTGATAAAGAAAGTACCGTGTTAATTTTAATAAATCCTGTTCCATTTAAGCAGTAGTTTGGAATTACACCAAAAGCCCCTATCGCTACAGCAATAACAAGTACACGGAATAGGGTCATATGCTGACTGGCAAATTCCGAATTAATCCAAAGAGTTAAAATGGGGTTTGCAAAGACGAAGGCGATAGAAGATGAACTTATAATAAAAATTGATTTATATAGAAAAGCCTTCAAGTAAAGTCCCCTTATTTCTGTAATTTTTCTGCTCTCGTATAATGAACTGAATTTAGCGAATAGAAATGCACCTGCTGCTGCTGGAACTTCATGTATTTTAATAACAAGTTGCATACAAACTGCATAATACCCTAAAGCGTTCGGTCCAAGTAAAAAACCAATGATAAGTTTATCGGCTTGATTATTTAAAGCACTGATTATCATTTGAAGCCATGAGTAAATCCCATAATTAAAGATCTTTAAAAAAACTAATTTGTTTAAAAGAAGCCTAAAGGATATGCTGGAGTTAACTTTTTTTGCTATAAAGGCATTGGTAAGCAGAAGTAATACTGTTGAAATGAACAAAAATATGACCAGCAATTTAATATCTTTATACATAAAAGCGAGTACTGTAAAAAGTATAGATGTAATTAAATTGTAGGCAATATTCACTTTACTGTTGATATCATATCTTTCCTTTGCCATGTAGGATCCGGAAATAACGCTATTGATGATTCTTAGCCCCACAACACCGCCCACTAAATGAATAACAGGCAAAATAGAATCCATGCCAGAAATCCCAAAAAGTAATGGAAATAAGGAAGTGTCGAATACTAGTGTTATGACATTGAACACAATTGCTAAAATAATTGAAAGTGTGAATGAAACAGAAAACAATTGATTGAACATGGTATTATTTTGTGACGATTCGTATTCCGATCCAATTTTGATGAATGCATTACCCAAACCGAAGTTCGATATGCCCAGTACATTAATAAGCGAATTAATTAAAACCCATATCCCGTAATTGGCACTTCCTAAATTTTTCAAAAGCATGGGTGTTGATATGATTATTACGACAGGTGTTATGAAATAGGACGAAACACTAAATAGCACATTATTAAAGTCCCTATTTTTTTTTAATGATGATAATCTATTTATTAGTCTCATAATTGCGTGCTCCGCTCCAAAATATATGCCCTTATAACTTAATATATCTAAATAGATCAGGACTGTTATGCTACATGTATGTTCCACGAATTATGAGTTAAACTGGTATTATTGCCTCTATATTCTTCATCTGTAACTTAACTCTTTTCAAATCCTCATCCACCATCATTTGAATCAACTCTTTAAACCCAACTTCGAGTTCCCAACCCAATTTCTCTTTCGCCTTTGAACAATCCCCCAGCAAGAGATCCACTTCTGCAGGGCGTACAAATTCGGGATCAATAACTACATACTCTCTGTAGTCCAACCCTACATAAGAGAATGCAACTTCAAGAAGTTCTTTAACCGTGTGCATTTCTCCGGTAGAAATCACGTAATCATCCGGTTCTTCCTGCTGCAGCATTAGCCACATTGCTTTTACATAATCCCCGGCAAATCCCCAGTCCCGAAGAGAATCCAGATTACCCATACGGAGCTCATTTTGAAGGCCGAGTTTGATTCTAGCTACACCATCCGTAACCTTTCTTGTAACAAATTCTAGTCCGCGCCGTGGAGATTCGTGATTGAATAGAATGCCAGAGCAAGCAAACATATTGAAACTCTCGCGGTAGTTTACAGTAATCCAATGACCGTATAGTTTAGCTACACCATAAGGACTGCGCGGATAGAAAGGGGTCGTTTCTTTCTGCGGTGTTTCGACTACTTTTCCAAACATTTCAGAACTTGATGCTTGATAAAATCTTGCTTCTGGCTTCATAATTCGAACAGCTTCCAACATATTCGTAACTGCGATTGCTGTAAACTGTCCAGTCGCCAAAGGCTGCGGCCAAGATGCTGCTACAAATGATTGGGCAGCCAGGTTATACACTTCATCCGGATTTGAAATTCTCACGGCTTCAATTAGAGATGCCAAATCTATCAGATCTCCAGAGATCCATTTTATTTTATCTTTGATATGCTGCACATTCTCATAATTTGGGGTGCTCGTACGTCTCCGCAAACCATATACTTCATAACCCTTTTCCAGCAAAAACTCAGCCAAATAAGAACCATCTTGCCCTGTAACTCCAGTGATTAACGCTTTCCTCATATTTGTTTCCTCCACGATCTCTATTATTGTTTGATCAAATATTCCTTCTGAAATGCTTGATACACAGACCGCAAGCCATTTTCCAATGAAATCTTGGCTTCCCATCCAAGAAGACTTATCTTCGTTACATCTACCAGTTTTCTCGGAGTCCCGTCAGGTATTGAACTATTAAACACGATCTCGCCCTCATAGCCGACAATAGTCTGAATAAGTTCTGCCAACTCTTTAATGGAGATATCACTACCAACACCTACGTTAATAATTTCACTTTCGTTATAATGATCCATCAGAAACAAACAAGCCTCTGCCAGATCATCTGAATGGAGGAATTCACGCCTTGGATTTCCCGTCCCCCATACCTCTACTGCAGGAATATTATTTTCTTTAGCATCATGAAATTTTCGTATCAATGCGGGCAAAACATGAGAAGTTTTCAAGTCGAAGTTGTCATGAGGACCATACATATTAGTTGGCATAACAGATATGTACTTTGTTCCGTATTGACGGTTGTAGGACTGGCACATGTTAATGCCTGCGATCTTAGCAATTGCATAGGGCTGATTCGTTGGTTCTAACTCGCCGGTGAGTAAATATTCCTCTTTAAGAGGCTGTGGAGCAAATTTAGGATATATACATGTAGAACCCAGGAACAATAGTTTCTTGATATTAAATTGATAGGCTGCATCAATAACGTTCGTTTGAATAAATAAATTATCTCTTATAAAATCAGCGGGATAATCATTATTGGCTGCGATTCCACCCACTTTAGCCGCAGCTAAGAACATATACTCAATCTTCTCTTGCTGGAACAGGTTATACACCTCTTCTCTGTTCCTTAAATCCAGCTCTGAACTCGTACGTAACACCAGATTATGATACCCTTTGCTCTGTAATGCCCTCAATATCGCGGAACCAACCAAACCTTTATGTCCAGCAACATAAATCTTCGAGTTCAATTCCATATTATGATCAGCTCCTACCTCTTATTAAAAAGCATCTTTTGATCCAAACATGACTTTTACTGTATGTAAAATAATTTTTAAGTCTGTAATTATCCCTCTTTGCTCGATATACCGCAAATCCAGTTCCACCATCTCATTGAAACTCAATTCATTTCTTCCACTCACCTGCCATAAGCCAGTACATCCAGGGGTAACCTTCAATCGCAGCTTGTCATATTTGCTATATTGATTAACTTCTCTGGGCAATGCCGGCCTTGGTCCTACAAGTGACATCTCTCCACGGATTACATTCCATAGCTGCGGCAACTCATCTATACTGGTCTTGCGAATAAACTTTCCAATACTTGTGATACGAGGATCTTCTTTTATCTTAAACATAGCGCCGCTAATCTCATTCTGATCAAGCAACTTCTCAAGCAGCTCTTCTGCATTAGAAACCATAGAGCGGAACTTATACATCCGGAATGGCTTCTCGTTCTTCCCAATGCGTGTCTGATAAAAAAAAATGGATCCTTGCGGATCCTCCAACTTAATTAATATAGATACGATTAGAAAAAGTGGCAGTAGTAGAACAAGCCCAATGAGCGCGAAAATGAAGTCCATAACCCGTTTGACCATAAGATACAGGACTTTGGGTTTTAGCTCTTCTAAAGCATAATTTGTATATTTCGAAGTTCCTTCAAAAACAACTTCTGCTTCGTTCCGTTGCGGAGTGGGATACATCTACGATTCACCTCATTAGCGATTTATTTTGCCTAGATGCTCTCGTTCGAGAATTGTTTCCATCCCTTGCAGCAGCGGTTTACGCAGATCTTCATTTTGAAGAGCAAAATCAAGTGTAGTCATAATGAATCCAAGCTTCTCGCCTACATCATAACGGATTCCCTCGAAATCGTATGCGTACACACCTTGGCTCTTATTCAGCTTTTGTATAGCATCTGTCAGCTGAATTTCCCCACCAGCACCTTCCTCCTGATGTTCCAGAAAACTGAATATTTCTGGAGTCAATATATATCTTCCCATAATTGCCAATTTTGATGGAGCTTTGCCCGTGAGGGGTTTCTCTACAAAATAATCCACTTCATATAAACGGTCGATTCTTTCCAGCGGAGCTACTATGCCATATCGATGCGTTTGGTCATAGGGCACGGTTTGAACACCGATCACTGATTTCTGTAATTGCTCAAACTGCTCTGCCAGCTGCCGGATGCAAGGTGTCTGAGATTGTACGATATCATCTCCAAGGAGCACAGCGAACGGTTCATCTCCGATAAAGTTGCGGGCACACCATACGGCATGGCCAAGTCCTTTGGCTTCCTTCTGGCGTATGTAATGAATATCTACATTAGAGGAGCTACGCACTTCGTCAAGCAAATCAAACTTCCCTTTGCTGAACAAATTATTTTCCAGCTCGAACGCATGGTCAAAGTGATCTTCAATGGAGCGTTTGCCTTTACCGGTCACAATGATAATGTCCTCAATCCCTGATGCCACCGCTTCTTCCACAATGTATTGAATGGTGGGCTTATCTACAATTGGGAGCATTTCTTTCGGCATCGCTTTCGTTGCAGGTAAGAAACGCGTCCCAAGACCCGCTGCAGGAATAATTGCTTTTTTCACTTTCCTCATCATCTTTCATTCACTACCCATCTCTATTTATTCTTGATACACATGCCAATATGATTCTCTTAGTAGTAGAAAATCCTAGCTATGTACTCTTCCATCTGAAAAGAACATAGCTAAATTTTCTAATAAGGGCATTAAACCCATCCTCACATCACACCCTCGACAATGATGTCTAAGGTCATTAAGACCCACAGCGTAACCGAGTGTCTACAGTGATAGAGGTGCAGTAGACATTACCTTTACTTCCGCTGGCTATCCAGCCTTTTAATTCGTAATAATCCACCTAGCAACCCTGAGGGTAATCTCACCTGACCCGATTAAGTACAATACCCAGCATTCGAGCATTCGCATGATCCAATTGTTCTTTTGCTTTCTTTAGATGATCCTTCTTCACCTTGCCTGCAGCAACCACCATGACAACGCCATCGCACAAAGCGCTGACTATGACGCTGTCCGATACGGCAAGCACTGATGGCGTGTCCATGAGAATAACGTCATATTGTTGTTTCAGCTGCTCCAGTAGTTCCCGCATCGCCGTTGAATCCATAAGCTCCGACGGATTCGCGGGTACCGGTCCAGAAGGGAGTAGCGATAGATGGCTGACGGTCGTTTCCTGGATCGCGTCTTGCACACTCGTATGTCCTGTTAACAACGTGCTTAAGCCTTGATGGTTCAACTGGGAGAAAATACGATGCAGGGAAGGCTTACGCATATCCGCATCAATAAGAAGTACCTTCTTGCCTTCCTGTGCATAGGTAACAGCCAAGTTGCTGGTCGTTGTGGTTTTGCCCTCTCCTGCCTGGGAGGATGTAACCATAACGATCCTCAATTCCTCATCTTTAGAAGAGAATTGAATTTTTGTTCGAAGCAGCCGATACACTTCCGATATAGGCGATTTAGGATTCATGAATACCATTAGGCTGCTATCATTGGTTGATCGTCGCATACTGGCCCTCACTTGCTTTTGTTTTTTGTTTTGCTTTCATTCTCGCGGATCTCTTCAGGTCACCTTTGGTGATCTTTCCTACAACAGCAAGCACCGGAACGTCCAAAATTTCAGTGATTTCAACTTCTGTCTGGAGCGTATCATCCAGATAATCGAGCAGAAATACAAGTCCGATCGCTAACATAAGTGAAACAACAAAGCTGATTAACATGTTCATAATCGGATTGAAATTGATTGGCGCAGGGGATACTGCCGTATCTGCCTCACTTAAGATGGTGATGTTATCCACCTTCATAATCTGAGGAATTTGATCTTTGAATACCGTCGAGACAGCATTTACGATCTCGGCGGCTTTGGCGTAGGATGTATCCTGGTAGACCAAGTTCATAACTTGTGAATTGTTCGCCGATGTGACGGATATCTTTGCGGATATTTGCCCGGCACTTTCCCCCAAGTTAGGGAATTTCTCGACAACCTTATTCATAATAGCGGACGATTTGATAATCTCCTTATAGGAATTAATAAGGAAGATGCTCGTTTGTATCGTGCTCGCATTGAGGGTTGCTGCGCCATCACTTGAAGACTGATTAACTATAAGTTTGGCATTTGCTGCATAAATCGGTGTTGTAAAGTAGTAGCTTTTGATTCCTGTCGCTGCCATAGCAAGGATTATAATTGCCATGATTAACCACCATTTCTTCTGAAGAATTCTAAAGTACTGTTTGAGTTCCATACGCTTACAACCCCCCATTTAATTACTGGAATAGTAAAATGTATATATGTGAATTTTATTTCGAATGTTCCGGATGCTATTTCTACATTCACGCTCTCTGATACAATTTGTATAATTTATATCCCATAACTTACGATACAATTTGTATCATGTCAAGGCTATATTTTATGGAATACTCCAATAATCGTAGCGTTTCGTATCTAATTTTATTTTAATATTCAATTGATAGCGCTTTCTTATCTCGTATTTATTTTTATTTTAAAAACAATACTAAAACTGTTATAATACACTAACTCCAATCGATACAATTCGTATCTTATTTTTCGAGTTCCGGTATCTATGAAAACGGCATATATATTGAAGCGCTTTCACGAAAAGGAGATAACCAATGCGTATTATTCTTACTTTCATGTGGGCTTTCGCCCTGTTCATCTTCACTTGCTCGGTTAACTTCCATCTTCTGATCAAATATCATATTGTTGATTTCCGCTTCAATCCGAATCCCGATTGGTCGGAGCTGTTAAAGCTTGATTTTCAATGGTCGAGTAACGATTGGATTTTGCGAAAAATAGGACATTTCATTGGTTTCTTCATTCTCGCTCTGCTTGCATCAGACTTCGGTAAATACAAGTCAGCCTTTTACTTGTCTGTCATCTACGCTGCATTAACTGAAATTCTCCAGTTATTCTTCTTCCGGGGCGGTCGGATCTATGATGTGGTCAACGATTCCTTCGGCATTCTCCTTGCTTATCTATTCTGTATGATCTTGTTCCTCAAAAAATCAGGGCGTACAAGAAACATAAACAATGTACATTAAAACTTTTTATTCGAAATGGGTATGATACAGCAAAAAAAGTATTGATACAAATTGTATACTTGTTATATAATGACTGTGATACGGATTGTATCAATATATATTTCAGCAGGATTAGTCGTAACGGAGGAAAATCGAATGAGTGCAATTGCTGGTATTTATCGTTTTAATGGAGAACCGGTTCAAATGAAGCATGGCGGACTTGTAATGGAAGCATTGAGGAAATATCCAGCTAATCAAAGCGGGGCGTGGCATAAGGATCACATCATGCTGGGTTGTCATGCGCAATGGATTACGGAACAGTCCACTCACGAATCATTACCTTCCTACGATCCGAATCGGGGGCTGGCCATAACGGCAGATGCCATTATTGACAACAGAGACGAATTAATGGATCAATTGCAAGTCCCCTATAACCTTAGGCCAAACATGACAGACAGTGAGGTTTTATTGCTGGCATATGAAAAATGGTCAGAACGAATGCCGGAACGACTGGTCGGAGATTTTGCCTTCGTTATCTGGGATGAGAGAAAGCAGCTCCTTTTTGGAGCAAGGGATTTCTCAGGCGCGCGAACGCTCTATTATCATCATGACGAACAGCAACTTTCCTTCTGCACGATGATTAACCCCTTATTATCTTTACCTTATGTACATAAAGAGCTTAACGAACCATGGCTGGCAGAGTTTCTGGCGATTAGCGGTGTTTTCGAACCGCCGGATGTTTCAACCACAATTTATAAAAATATTCATCAGCTGCCGCCATCACATACGATCACGCTCAACAACAATAGGGTTTCGATTTCCAGATACAACAGCCTTTCGGATGTAATTCCTTTAAACCTTGCATCATCGCAAGAGTATGAGGAGGCATTCAGGGAGGTGTTCAATAAAGCCGTTACGGCCAGGCTCCGACGTACTCACCGAAATGTCGGTGCTCATCTTAGCGGAGGATTGGATTCAGGCGCTGTCGTCAGCTTCGCTGCCAAAGCCCTGCAGAAGAATAACCGTCCCCTTCATACATTCAGTTACATACCAGAGGATGGATTCGTGGATTGGACACCAAAGCACAGGTTTGCAGACGAAAGACCACTTATTAAGCAAACAGTGAATTTTGTGGGGAACATTAACGACAATTATTTGAATTTCCAAGGAAAAAGCCCCTTCTCGGAAATCGATGATTGGCTTGACATCATGGAGTCTCCCTACAAGTTCTTCGATAATTCATTCTGGTTAAGAGGTATCTATGAGCAAGCTGAGCAGCGAGGGATAGGCATTATGCTCACCGGAGCCAGAGGAAATTACAGCATCTCTTGGGGCCCCGCAATCGAGTATTACACTAAGCTCATGAAAAGGTTCAACTGGCTTAAATTATCCCGAGAAATCAAACAATATAGCAAAAATGTCGGAGTAGGACGCAAGCGAATCTACTCCATTATCAGCCGTAAAGCATTTCCCGCACTCGAACGATTAAAACCTCCTAGTTCAACATATGAATTTCCGCAATTGATTAATTCAGACTTCGCCAAACGGACCGGTATCTATGACAAACTCAGAGACCGCAAATTTATCGGAATCGGCTCAACAGACGATCTGCCGGCAGATCCACTAGAAGCAAGAAGGCAGCATTACGACCGTGTAAACATGTGGAGCACAACCGGAACAAGCGGATGCAAACTTTCTCTTCGTTATTCGGTATGGAGCCACGATCCTACCAATGATCTGCGGGTTATACGTTTCTGCCTATCGACTCCGATAGAACAATTCGTTCAGAATGGCATGGATCGAGCATTAGTTCGTCGGTCCACAGAAGGTTGGCTACCTAATCCTATCCGGCTCAATCAACGAACGAGAGGGATACAAGCTGCGGATTCCATCCATAGGATGTTAAGCGACTGGTCTGTTTTCATCGAAGAGTTGGATCAATTGAACCGCGATTCTCGAATGCAGCAGGTCATCAACATGCCTGTTATCCAAGATGCACTAGCAGAAGCCCGTCATGGCATTAACCCAAATCAAGCCTACAATCCGTCCATCAAGTTGTTAATGCGCAGCTTAATTTTGTACCGATTTCTCGAAAAAAACTTTTGAAAGGAGGTGAAATCAATGAAAAAGGAATGGAACACACCTGCTTTGGAAGTTCTTGATATTAAGATGACTATGGCTGGTCCTGGTGGTGCAATTCCAGATGGAGTCCAACCAGATCCTGATGAAACGATACACTACAGCTAAACATAAGCCATCATCACTAGAAGCGCAGCCCCTATACGCCTTATTGGGTATAAGGGCTTTACTCTTTTTATTTGTAATTTGAGCAAATGGAGTGAGGACCGTGTTTCAAACTCTTAACAAAACCATATATAAAGCCTTCGGGCATTCTATACAAAGTGACATCCCCCTGCCTGAACTGCAGCAGATAGATGATCCCAATGAATCCGTGGATATTGTTATACGCTATGCCGATTTAACCGCAAAATGGTTGGAGCATTCTGACTCGTCGAGGACATCCGTATGTACAGAGACTATGGTCATGTTCAGGGTTCCTGATCTGGCTATTTTCGCCGTAGAAAACGGGACCATCATTTACATTTCGCCCGAAAATGGTGCTGATGAAGATAAAATGCGATTATATATTCTTGGAACATGCATGGGTGCTATTTTACTCCAGAGAAAAATACTTCCTTTGCACGGCAGTGCCGTCGTCATTGACCATAAAGCTTACGCATTCGTCGGTCATTCCGGACACGGTAAATCTACACTTGCTTCAGCCTTTTTGCAGCAAGGATACCAGCTAGTAACCGATGATGTCATCGCCATTACGCTGGATCACCGGAATATTCCTTATGTAACGCCGGCTTACCCACAGCAGAAACTTTGGCAGGAAAGCTTGGATGTCTTTGGCATGAGTTCGAATCAATTCCGTCCATTATTCGAGCGCGAAACCAAATACGCCGTTCCTGTGGAATCTTATTTTTCTTCCGACACCCTTCCGCTGGCCGGTATATTTGAGCTGATCAAGACAGACTGCAATCAGGTCCAGATTCGGGCGGTTGATAAGTTAGAACGGTTACCGCTTCTATACCGACATACATATCGCAAATCCTTACTTTCAGACTGCGGGTTAACCAAATGGCATTTTGACATGACAGCTCGCATGTCTGGCAGTATCGACATATACCAGCTTCAGCGACCATTAAACGAGCCTACAGTGCATCAGCTAACGGATATGGTTTTACATGCTATTGGAAAGTAAAAAGACGGAAAGGCGACCTTTATGGGTCGTTATTTCTTTTTGTAGCGAGTCTAATTCGGGTCAACATAGTTTTCTAATCATTGAAAAATAAGGCTTACAAAAACAAAACCCCGCTCATCTGAGCGGGGTTTATGTATCGAGGCGAACCGTGGAGAGATAAATCCACAATTCACCGCCGCATGTTGATTCAGTCGTTTGCCGAGGCCGTTTGATAGTTTAATAACCTCATTTACGCGTTTCTACATTAAACTCGTTTAAACTCAATCCAATCGATCTGCAAGCCTGGTTTGACGAAATCCAACTTCATCTCATAAAGACCTGCTTCCAATTCGACTTTTACAAGCTTCTGTCTGATCCATCTGCCGTCTGTACCATTCGTTTGAATGGTCGTCATCGGTTGATCGTTCAGTGTCACGTTGCAAGCGCTTTGCGCCAGTTCGGATTCCGGAGACATGATGCGCACAATGATCCGGTACTCGCCGGACTGATCTACTTTCATAAAAGTCGATCCGGCTACGGAAGGTTTTACCTGTGCGTTTTCGGATAAAGTTTGGACTTGTTCCGGCGAAAGAGAGTGATCGGCTTTAAACGTAGCGACCGCTTCTTCGATCACCTGTTTTCTGGAGAATACCGGCGCTTGCATCAGGAACTTGCAAATATTGATGGCGCTGCGCTGCAGTTCTCCACGAGTCAGGGTTCCATTTTCTAGGGATTCTATGGTATTGTCGTCCCACGCATTGATTTCCGCACCGTAGTTCATGACCACCATATAAAGATCGTTTTGTGCACGGACCATCCAGTTCGTATGTTTTCGATCTGCAGGGCCTCCATGAACCACGTCGTTCATAATGGCCCACCAGTCCGTCATCACGATGCCTTGAAATCCCCACTCCCCACGAAGAATGGTGGTATTCAAATCATAATTGGAAGCCGCCCAGTGTCCATTGATCGGATTATAGGAGGTCATAATTGAATTTGCTCCGCCCTGCTTCACCGCAATTTCAAAGCCTTTCAGATAAATTTCCCGAAGAGCGCGCTCAGAGACAACGGCATCAACTTTGCTGCGATGCTTTTCTTGGTTGTTACAGGCGAAATGCTTCAGCGTGGCATTGGAACCGCCTTTCATAATCCCGCGCGTGCATGCTGCAGCAAACACCCCAGAGATCAGCGGGTCTTCCGAGAAATACTCAAAATTGCGTCCATTAAGCGGGCTGCGCCGAATATTCAAGCCAGGTCCAAGTAAAGCGTCAATGTTGTAGCTTAATAATTCCCGGCCTTCCATGACATAAAGCTCTTCGACCAGTTCCGTGTTCCAGGTAGCCGCAAGCAAGGTTCCAATGGCAACCTGCGTTGCTTTTTGCCCGCTGTCCATCCGAATCCCGGACGGTCCGTCCGCCGTACAAGCAACCGGAATTCCGTAGTCTAACAAGCTGTCGCTTACCCCGCCGAAAGCCGAAGCCGTACCCGGTGTGACAAGCGGACTGCTCATTCCTTCTCCTCTGACGATCACCGCCAGATCCTGATCGCTAAGCTGGGCGATAAAGGCTTCCATGCTGACTTTTCCATCATACACGTCCCTTAATTTGTAGCCCTGATTGCCGGTTTGCTCCAGGGTTTGCGGCAGATTTTTTTCAATCCGTTCCGCCATGGAAATCTTGCGC
Above is a window of Paenibacillus uliginis N3/975 DNA encoding:
- the gmd gene encoding GDP-mannose 4,6-dehydratase; this translates as MRKALITGVTGQDGSYLAEFLLEKGYEVYGLRRRTSTPNYENVQHIKDKIKWISGDLIDLASLIEAVRISNPDEVYNLAAQSFVAASWPQPLATGQFTAIAVTNMLEAVRIMKPEARFYQASSSEMFGKVVETPQKETTPFYPRSPYGVAKLYGHWITVNYRESFNMFACSGILFNHESPRRGLEFVTRKVTDGVARIKLGLQNELRMGNLDSLRDWGFAGDYVKAMWLMLQQEEPDDYVISTGEMHTVKELLEVAFSYVGLDYREYVVIDPEFVRPAEVDLLLGDCSKAKEKLGWELEVGFKELIQMMVDEDLKRVKLQMKNIEAIIPV
- a CDS encoding VanZ family protein, with amino-acid sequence MRIILTFMWAFALFIFTCSVNFHLLIKYHIVDFRFNPNPDWSELLKLDFQWSSNDWILRKIGHFIGFFILALLASDFGKYKSAFYLSVIYAALTEILQLFFFRGGRIYDVVNDSFGILLAYLFCMILFLKKSGRTRNINNVH
- a CDS encoding YveK family protein; the protein is MGGCKRMELKQYFRILQKKWWLIMAIIILAMAATGIKSYYFTTPIYAANAKLIVNQSSSDGAATLNASTIQTSIFLINSYKEIIKSSAIMNKVVEKFPNLGESAGQISAKISVTSANNSQVMNLVYQDTSYAKAAEIVNAVSTVFKDQIPQIMKVDNITILSEADTAVSPAPINFNPIMNMLISFVVSLMLAIGLVFLLDYLDDTLQTEVEITEILDVPVLAVVGKITKGDLKRSARMKAKQKTKASEGQYATINQ
- a CDS encoding lipopolysaccharide biosynthesis protein: MRLINRLSSLKKNRDFNNVLFSVSSYFITPVVIIISTPMLLKNLGSANYGIWVLINSLINVLGISNFGLGNAFIKIGSEYESSQNNTMFNQLFSVSFTLSIILAIVFNVITLVFDTSLFPLLFGISGMDSILPVIHLVGGVVGLRIINSVISGSYMAKERYDINSKVNIAYNLITSILFTVLAFMYKDIKLLVIFLFISTVLLLLTNAFIAKKVNSSISFRLLLNKLVFLKIFNYGIYSWLQMIISALNNQADKLIIGFLLGPNALGYYAVCMQLVIKIHEVPAAAGAFLFAKFSSLYESRKITEIRGLYLKAFLYKSIFIISSSSIAFVFANPILTLWINSEFASQHMTLFRVLVIAVAIGAFGVIPNYCLNGTGFIKINTVLSLSTSISIFSLIFILVPYYGDISTGLSRLVAIPLVVFSIIFVHRKILKVKFDQEEVSAIKELLVKTPQT
- the galU gene encoding UTP--glucose-1-phosphate uridylyltransferase GalU, producing MRKVKKAIIPAAGLGTRFLPATKAMPKEMLPIVDKPTIQYIVEEAVASGIEDIIIVTGKGKRSIEDHFDHAFELENNLFSKGKFDLLDEVRSSSNVDIHYIRQKEAKGLGHAVWCARNFIGDEPFAVLLGDDIVQSQTPCIRQLAEQFEQLQKSVIGVQTVPYDQTHRYGIVAPLERIDRLYEVDYFVEKPLTGKAPSKLAIMGRYILTPEIFSFLEHQEEGAGGEIQLTDAIQKLNKSQGVYAYDFEGIRYDVGEKLGFIMTTLDFALQNEDLRKPLLQGMETILEREHLGKINR
- a CDS encoding CpsD/CapB family tyrosine-protein kinase is translated as MRRSTNDSSLMVFMNPKSPISEVYRLLRTKIQFSSKDEELRIVMVTSSQAGEGKTTTTSNLAVTYAQEGKKVLLIDADMRKPSLHRIFSQLNHQGLSTLLTGHTSVQDAIQETTVSHLSLLPSGPVPANPSELMDSTAMRELLEQLKQQYDVILMDTPSVLAVSDSVIVSALCDGVVMVVAAGKVKKDHLKKAKEQLDHANARMLGIVLNRVR
- a CDS encoding GDP-L-fucose synthase family protein produces the protein MELNSKIYVAGHKGLVGSAILRALQSKGYHNLVLRTSSELDLRNREEVYNLFQQEKIEYMFLAAAKVGGIAANNDYPADFIRDNLFIQTNVIDAAYQFNIKKLLFLGSTCIYPKFAPQPLKEEYLLTGELEPTNQPYAIAKIAGINMCQSYNRQYGTKYISVMPTNMYGPHDNFDLKTSHVLPALIRKFHDAKENNIPAVEVWGTGNPRREFLHSDDLAEACLFLMDHYNESEIINVGVGSDISIKELAELIQTIVGYEGEIVFNSSIPDGTPRKLVDVTKISLLGWEAKISLENGLRSVYQAFQKEYLIKQ
- a CDS encoding sugar transferase, with amino-acid sequence MYPTPQRNEAEVVFEGTSKYTNYALEELKPKVLYLMVKRVMDFIFALIGLVLLLPLFLIVSILIKLEDPQGSIFFYQTRIGKNEKPFRMYKFRSMVSNAEELLEKLLDQNEISGAMFKIKEDPRITSIGKFIRKTSIDELPQLWNVIRGEMSLVGPRPALPREVNQYSKYDKLRLKVTPGCTGLWQVSGRNELSFNEMVELDLRYIEQRGIITDLKIILHTVKVMFGSKDAF